A genomic stretch from Octopus sinensis linkage group LG14, ASM634580v1, whole genome shotgun sequence includes:
- the LOC115218741 gene encoding protocadherin beta-15 isoform X8, producing the protein MLTHICVILIYLHTCICEDFTYHIREGESPGTLLGNVAIDTHLMDNISSKEHSIIKFSQLEKGTGSSSQLFNVSKRGELYTAKILDAETLCKYNVKCFKMVDIAVRTGKSFLKVLEIKVRIEDINDHQPEFPEKVVSLHFAETDRQGTKKSIPHAVDKDVSIINSQITYELIKNEDDPFTLAVSKRVDGSYSLGIILKRELDREVRDTYELQVIGKDGGTPSKHGILDVQISVTDENDNPPIFSQDIYNITVNNRQAKEIPVLILSATDLDSGKNGNVSYYFSSMTSERAKSFFEINKNTGEIFLLKKFKPEKKQTYKLFIEARDDGSPPLSSVVTVVVNIINKQNSAPVIEVNFSELTGNTATISEAMEVGSFIAYVKVVDNDIGLNGQVTCDLRHNKFTLQSLGQKRYKVSVKQTVDRESESRINFTITCSDRGTPSLKTEHEFSLKVTDVNDVKPQFTKETFKFLTYENEMPNFPVGFINVTDSDLGSGSQLTYFLFSNIKFALPFKISDFGFISTTQSLDREQQEVYKFKVLAKDNGTPSLSSTANIVIEVMDENDNAPYFTFPSFDPFSLDVFYQPQSKNDITVLRASDRDSRQNSFIKFEIFGGNGRNLFSVNPYTGVLSFSRIVYQNDAGSYDLLLKVKDSGIPVLSATTTLSLTLTVSNKTSTKLTAVQFQSDDKIHINLFIIIIVAAVTVSVLLVVSITICIVRRKNQRNTPYQCGAVPPKQLMNCSRQSEYFCATQPSSKHELSQKGRDSTMEIHSQPFTKGTHQKCSQQEVQTYVGWTEEQAASAQALYRYSDMRPESYVDSGQGICEGNMDDMGQFTGIHS; encoded by the coding sequence ATGTTGACACACATATGTGTCATATTGATTTATCTACACACCTGTATCTGTGAGGATTTTACCTACCACATCAGGGAAGGTGAAAGTCCTGGTACATTGCTAGGTAATGTTGCTATTGATACACATCTAATGGATAACATCTCATCGAAAGAGCACAGTATAATCAAATTCAGCCAACTAGAAAAAGGAACAGGAAGCAGTTCCCAGTTGTTTAATGTTTCTAAAAGAGGAGAACTGTATACTGCCAAGATATTAGATGCTGAGACTCTCTGTAAATATAATGTTAAATGTTTCAAAATGGTGGATATTGCAGTGCGTACAGGAAAATCATTCCTCAAGGTACTTGAAATCAAAGTAAGAATTGAAGATATTAATGACCATCAACCAGAGTTTCCTGAAAAAGTAGTCAGTCTTCATTTTGCTGAAACAGATAGGCAAGGAACAAAAAAATCAATTCCACATGCTGTCGACAAAGATGTTAGCATCATAAATTCACAGATCACctatgaattaataaaaaatgagGATGATCCATTCACATTAGCAGTTTCCAAGAGAGTTGATGGCTCTTATTCACttggaataattttaaaaagggaGTTAGACAGAGAAGTTAGAGACACATATGAGTTGCAGGTAATTGGTAAAGATGGAGGGACTCCATCAAAACATGGTATTTTGGATGTTCAAATATCAGTTACAGATGAAAATGACAATCCACCAATATTTTCTCAAGACATTTACAATATTACAGTGAATAACAGACAAGCAAAAGAGATACCAGTTCTTATCTTGTCAGCTACTGATTTAGATTCAGGTAAAAATGGAAACGTATCATACTATTTTAGTTCCATGACATCTGAGAGAGCAAAATCgttttttgaaataaataaaaatactggaGAAATCTTTCTTCTGAAAAAATTTAAAccagaaaagaaacaaacttaTAAACTATTTATTGAAGCCAGAGATGATGGCAGTCCTCCTCTGAGCTCTGTTGTAACAGTTGTGGTAAATATTATCAATAAACAAAACAGTGCTCCAGTGATTGAAGTAAATTTCTCAGAATTAACTGGAAACACAGCAACAATATCTGAAGCGATGGAAGTTGGCAGCTTCATTGCATATGTGAAAGTTGTCGACAATGATATTGGTTTGAATGGACAAGTGACATGTGACCTCCGGCATAATAAGTTCACTCTTCAGAGTCTTGGTCAGAAAAGATACAAAGTATCAGTAAAGCAGACTGTTGAtcgagaaagtgaaagtagaataaATTTCACAATAACTTGCAGTGACAGAGGAACTCCTTCTCTGAAAACTGAACATGAGTTTTCACTCAAAGTAACTGATGTCAATGATGTAAAACCACAATTCACAAAAGAAACATTCAAATTTTTAACATATGAAAACGAAATGCCTAATTTTCCTGTTGGTTTTATCAACGTTACTGACTCTGATCTTGGATCAGGTAGTCAgcttacatattttcttttttctaacatTAAATTTGCATTACCTTTTAAAATATCTGATTTTGGATTTATTTCAACTACTCAATCATTAGATCGTGAACAGCAAGAAGTTTATAAATTCAAAGTTTTGGCCAAAGATAATGGAACTCCATCTCTGAGTAGCACAGCAAATATAGTTATCGAAGTTAtggatgaaaatgacaatgcacCGTATTTTACATTTCCCAGCTTCGACCCTTTTAGCCTTGATGTCTTCTATCAACCACAAAGCAAAAATGACATAACAGTTCTGAGAGCCTCTGATAGGGATAGCCGGCAAAATTCTTTTATTAAGTTTGAAATATTTGGAGGGAATGGTAGAAATTTATTTTCTGTCAATCCATACACAGGTGTGCTGTCTTTTTCACGGATTgtttaccaaaatgatgctggatcataTGATCTTCTACTTAAAGTGAAAGACAGTGGTATTCCTGTTTTATCAGCTACTACTACATTATCCTTAACTCTGACTGTCAGTAACAAAACATCAACTAAACTGACAGCAGTGCAGTTTCAGTCTGACGATAAAATACACATCAATTTATTCATCATAATCATAGTGGCAGCAGTGACAGTTTCCGTATTACTGGTTGTTTCCATTACCATATGCATTGTCAGGAGAAAAAACCAAAGGAACACTCCGTATCAATGCGGAGCGGTTCCTCCAAAACAACTAATGAATTGCAGCAGACAGTCAGAATACTTTTGTGCAACACAACCATCATCCAAACATGAGCTTAGTCAGAAAGGAAGAGACTCAACTATGGAAATTCATTCACAGCCATTTACTAAAGGAACTCATCAG
- the LOC115218741 gene encoding protocadherin beta-15 isoform X6 has product MLTHICVILIYLHTCICEDFTYHIREGESPGTLLGNVAIDTHLMDNISSKEHSIIKFSQLEKGTGSSSQLFNVSKRGELYTAKILDAETLCKYNVKCFKMVDIAVRTGKSFLKVLEIKVRIEDINDHQPEFPEKVVSLHFAETDRQGTKKSIPHAVDKDVSIINSQITYELIKNEDDPFTLAVSKRVDGSYSLGIILKRELDREVRDTYELQVIGKDGGTPSKHGILDVQISVTDENDNPPIFSQDIYNITVNNRQAKEIPVLILSATDLDSGKNGNVSYYFSSMTSERAKSFFEINKNTGEIFLLKKFKPEKKQTYKLFIEARDDGSPPLSSVVTVVVNIINKQNSAPVIEVNFSELTGNTATISEAMEVGSFIAYVKVVDNDIGLNGQVTCDLRHNKFTLQSLGQKRYKVSVKQTVDRESESRINFTITCSDRGTPSLKTEHEFSLKVTDVNDVKPQFTKETFKFLTYENEMPNFPVGFINVTDSDLGSGSQLTYFLFSNIKFALPFKISDFGFISTTQSLDREQQEVYKFKVLAKDNGTPSLSSTANIVIEVMDENDNAPYFTFPSFDPFSLDVFYQPQSKNDITVLRASDRDSRQNSFIKFEIFGGNGRNLFSVNPYTGVLSFSRIVYQNDAGSYDLLLKVKDSGIPVLSATTTLSLTLTVSNKTSTKLTAVQFQSDDKIHINLFIIIIVAAVTVSVLLVVSITICIVRRKNQRNTPYQCGAVPPKQLMNCSRQSEYFCATQPSSKHELSQKGRDSTMEIHSQPFTKGTHQKCSQQEVQTYVGWTEEQAASAQALYRYSDMRPESYVDSGQGICEGNMDDMGQFTDPTCLSKCS; this is encoded by the coding sequence ATGTTGACACACATATGTGTCATATTGATTTATCTACACACCTGTATCTGTGAGGATTTTACCTACCACATCAGGGAAGGTGAAAGTCCTGGTACATTGCTAGGTAATGTTGCTATTGATACACATCTAATGGATAACATCTCATCGAAAGAGCACAGTATAATCAAATTCAGCCAACTAGAAAAAGGAACAGGAAGCAGTTCCCAGTTGTTTAATGTTTCTAAAAGAGGAGAACTGTATACTGCCAAGATATTAGATGCTGAGACTCTCTGTAAATATAATGTTAAATGTTTCAAAATGGTGGATATTGCAGTGCGTACAGGAAAATCATTCCTCAAGGTACTTGAAATCAAAGTAAGAATTGAAGATATTAATGACCATCAACCAGAGTTTCCTGAAAAAGTAGTCAGTCTTCATTTTGCTGAAACAGATAGGCAAGGAACAAAAAAATCAATTCCACATGCTGTCGACAAAGATGTTAGCATCATAAATTCACAGATCACctatgaattaataaaaaatgagGATGATCCATTCACATTAGCAGTTTCCAAGAGAGTTGATGGCTCTTATTCACttggaataattttaaaaagggaGTTAGACAGAGAAGTTAGAGACACATATGAGTTGCAGGTAATTGGTAAAGATGGAGGGACTCCATCAAAACATGGTATTTTGGATGTTCAAATATCAGTTACAGATGAAAATGACAATCCACCAATATTTTCTCAAGACATTTACAATATTACAGTGAATAACAGACAAGCAAAAGAGATACCAGTTCTTATCTTGTCAGCTACTGATTTAGATTCAGGTAAAAATGGAAACGTATCATACTATTTTAGTTCCATGACATCTGAGAGAGCAAAATCgttttttgaaataaataaaaatactggaGAAATCTTTCTTCTGAAAAAATTTAAAccagaaaagaaacaaacttaTAAACTATTTATTGAAGCCAGAGATGATGGCAGTCCTCCTCTGAGCTCTGTTGTAACAGTTGTGGTAAATATTATCAATAAACAAAACAGTGCTCCAGTGATTGAAGTAAATTTCTCAGAATTAACTGGAAACACAGCAACAATATCTGAAGCGATGGAAGTTGGCAGCTTCATTGCATATGTGAAAGTTGTCGACAATGATATTGGTTTGAATGGACAAGTGACATGTGACCTCCGGCATAATAAGTTCACTCTTCAGAGTCTTGGTCAGAAAAGATACAAAGTATCAGTAAAGCAGACTGTTGAtcgagaaagtgaaagtagaataaATTTCACAATAACTTGCAGTGACAGAGGAACTCCTTCTCTGAAAACTGAACATGAGTTTTCACTCAAAGTAACTGATGTCAATGATGTAAAACCACAATTCACAAAAGAAACATTCAAATTTTTAACATATGAAAACGAAATGCCTAATTTTCCTGTTGGTTTTATCAACGTTACTGACTCTGATCTTGGATCAGGTAGTCAgcttacatattttcttttttctaacatTAAATTTGCATTACCTTTTAAAATATCTGATTTTGGATTTATTTCAACTACTCAATCATTAGATCGTGAACAGCAAGAAGTTTATAAATTCAAAGTTTTGGCCAAAGATAATGGAACTCCATCTCTGAGTAGCACAGCAAATATAGTTATCGAAGTTAtggatgaaaatgacaatgcacCGTATTTTACATTTCCCAGCTTCGACCCTTTTAGCCTTGATGTCTTCTATCAACCACAAAGCAAAAATGACATAACAGTTCTGAGAGCCTCTGATAGGGATAGCCGGCAAAATTCTTTTATTAAGTTTGAAATATTTGGAGGGAATGGTAGAAATTTATTTTCTGTCAATCCATACACAGGTGTGCTGTCTTTTTCACGGATTgtttaccaaaatgatgctggatcataTGATCTTCTACTTAAAGTGAAAGACAGTGGTATTCCTGTTTTATCAGCTACTACTACATTATCCTTAACTCTGACTGTCAGTAACAAAACATCAACTAAACTGACAGCAGTGCAGTTTCAGTCTGACGATAAAATACACATCAATTTATTCATCATAATCATAGTGGCAGCAGTGACAGTTTCCGTATTACTGGTTGTTTCCATTACCATATGCATTGTCAGGAGAAAAAACCAAAGGAACACTCCGTATCAATGCGGAGCGGTTCCTCCAAAACAACTAATGAATTGCAGCAGACAGTCAGAATACTTTTGTGCAACACAACCATCATCCAAACATGAGCTTAGTCAGAAAGGAAGAGACTCAACTATGGAAATTCATTCACAGCCATTTACTAAAGGAACTCATCAG
- the LOC115218741 gene encoding protocadherin beta-15 isoform X5, translating to MLTHICVILIYLHTCICEDFTYHIREGESPGTLLGNVAIDTHLMDNISSKEHSIIKFSQLEKGTGSSSQLFNVSKRGELYTAKILDAETLCKYNVKCFKMVDIAVRTGKSFLKVLEIKVRIEDINDHQPEFPEKVVSLHFAETDRQGTKKSIPHAVDKDVSIINSQITYELIKNEDDPFTLAVSKRVDGSYSLGIILKRELDREVRDTYELQVIGKDGGTPSKHGILDVQISVTDENDNPPIFSQDIYNITVNNRQAKEIPVLILSATDLDSGKNGNVSYYFSSMTSERAKSFFEINKNTGEIFLLKKFKPEKKQTYKLFIEARDDGSPPLSSVVTVVVNIINKQNSAPVIEVNFSELTGNTATISEAMEVGSFIAYVKVVDNDIGLNGQVTCDLRHNKFTLQSLGQKRYKVSVKQTVDRESESRINFTITCSDRGTPSLKTEHEFSLKVTDVNDVKPQFTKETFKFLTYENEMPNFPVGFINVTDSDLGSGSQLTYFLFSNIKFALPFKISDFGFISTTQSLDREQQEVYKFKVLAKDNGTPSLSSTANIVIEVMDENDNAPYFTFPSFDPFSLDVFYQPQSKNDITVLRASDRDSRQNSFIKFEIFGGNGRNLFSVNPYTGVLSFSRIVYQNDAGSYDLLLKVKDSGIPVLSATTTLSLTLTVSNKTSTKLTAVQFQSDDKIHINLFIIIIVAAVTVSVLLVVSITICIVRRKNQRNTPYQCGAVPPKQLMNCSRQSEYFCATQPSSKHELSQKGRDSTMEIHSQPFTKGTHQKCSQQEVQTYVGWTEEQAASAQALYRYSDMRPESYVDSGQGICEGNMDDMGQFTDRSHLSIKV from the coding sequence ATGTTGACACACATATGTGTCATATTGATTTATCTACACACCTGTATCTGTGAGGATTTTACCTACCACATCAGGGAAGGTGAAAGTCCTGGTACATTGCTAGGTAATGTTGCTATTGATACACATCTAATGGATAACATCTCATCGAAAGAGCACAGTATAATCAAATTCAGCCAACTAGAAAAAGGAACAGGAAGCAGTTCCCAGTTGTTTAATGTTTCTAAAAGAGGAGAACTGTATACTGCCAAGATATTAGATGCTGAGACTCTCTGTAAATATAATGTTAAATGTTTCAAAATGGTGGATATTGCAGTGCGTACAGGAAAATCATTCCTCAAGGTACTTGAAATCAAAGTAAGAATTGAAGATATTAATGACCATCAACCAGAGTTTCCTGAAAAAGTAGTCAGTCTTCATTTTGCTGAAACAGATAGGCAAGGAACAAAAAAATCAATTCCACATGCTGTCGACAAAGATGTTAGCATCATAAATTCACAGATCACctatgaattaataaaaaatgagGATGATCCATTCACATTAGCAGTTTCCAAGAGAGTTGATGGCTCTTATTCACttggaataattttaaaaagggaGTTAGACAGAGAAGTTAGAGACACATATGAGTTGCAGGTAATTGGTAAAGATGGAGGGACTCCATCAAAACATGGTATTTTGGATGTTCAAATATCAGTTACAGATGAAAATGACAATCCACCAATATTTTCTCAAGACATTTACAATATTACAGTGAATAACAGACAAGCAAAAGAGATACCAGTTCTTATCTTGTCAGCTACTGATTTAGATTCAGGTAAAAATGGAAACGTATCATACTATTTTAGTTCCATGACATCTGAGAGAGCAAAATCgttttttgaaataaataaaaatactggaGAAATCTTTCTTCTGAAAAAATTTAAAccagaaaagaaacaaacttaTAAACTATTTATTGAAGCCAGAGATGATGGCAGTCCTCCTCTGAGCTCTGTTGTAACAGTTGTGGTAAATATTATCAATAAACAAAACAGTGCTCCAGTGATTGAAGTAAATTTCTCAGAATTAACTGGAAACACAGCAACAATATCTGAAGCGATGGAAGTTGGCAGCTTCATTGCATATGTGAAAGTTGTCGACAATGATATTGGTTTGAATGGACAAGTGACATGTGACCTCCGGCATAATAAGTTCACTCTTCAGAGTCTTGGTCAGAAAAGATACAAAGTATCAGTAAAGCAGACTGTTGAtcgagaaagtgaaagtagaataaATTTCACAATAACTTGCAGTGACAGAGGAACTCCTTCTCTGAAAACTGAACATGAGTTTTCACTCAAAGTAACTGATGTCAATGATGTAAAACCACAATTCACAAAAGAAACATTCAAATTTTTAACATATGAAAACGAAATGCCTAATTTTCCTGTTGGTTTTATCAACGTTACTGACTCTGATCTTGGATCAGGTAGTCAgcttacatattttcttttttctaacatTAAATTTGCATTACCTTTTAAAATATCTGATTTTGGATTTATTTCAACTACTCAATCATTAGATCGTGAACAGCAAGAAGTTTATAAATTCAAAGTTTTGGCCAAAGATAATGGAACTCCATCTCTGAGTAGCACAGCAAATATAGTTATCGAAGTTAtggatgaaaatgacaatgcacCGTATTTTACATTTCCCAGCTTCGACCCTTTTAGCCTTGATGTCTTCTATCAACCACAAAGCAAAAATGACATAACAGTTCTGAGAGCCTCTGATAGGGATAGCCGGCAAAATTCTTTTATTAAGTTTGAAATATTTGGAGGGAATGGTAGAAATTTATTTTCTGTCAATCCATACACAGGTGTGCTGTCTTTTTCACGGATTgtttaccaaaatgatgctggatcataTGATCTTCTACTTAAAGTGAAAGACAGTGGTATTCCTGTTTTATCAGCTACTACTACATTATCCTTAACTCTGACTGTCAGTAACAAAACATCAACTAAACTGACAGCAGTGCAGTTTCAGTCTGACGATAAAATACACATCAATTTATTCATCATAATCATAGTGGCAGCAGTGACAGTTTCCGTATTACTGGTTGTTTCCATTACCATATGCATTGTCAGGAGAAAAAACCAAAGGAACACTCCGTATCAATGCGGAGCGGTTCCTCCAAAACAACTAATGAATTGCAGCAGACAGTCAGAATACTTTTGTGCAACACAACCATCATCCAAACATGAGCTTAGTCAGAAAGGAAGAGACTCAACTATGGAAATTCATTCACAGCCATTTACTAAAGGAACTCATCAG
- the LOC115218741 gene encoding protocadherin beta-15 isoform X7 — protein sequence MLTHICVILIYLHTCICEDFTYHIREGESPGTLLGNVAIDTHLMDNISSKEHSIIKFSQLEKGTGSSSQLFNVSKRGELYTAKILDAETLCKYNVKCFKMVDIAVRTGKSFLKVLEIKVRIEDINDHQPEFPEKVVSLHFAETDRQGTKKSIPHAVDKDVSIINSQITYELIKNEDDPFTLAVSKRVDGSYSLGIILKRELDREVRDTYELQVIGKDGGTPSKHGILDVQISVTDENDNPPIFSQDIYNITVNNRQAKEIPVLILSATDLDSGKNGNVSYYFSSMTSERAKSFFEINKNTGEIFLLKKFKPEKKQTYKLFIEARDDGSPPLSSVVTVVVNIINKQNSAPVIEVNFSELTGNTATISEAMEVGSFIAYVKVVDNDIGLNGQVTCDLRHNKFTLQSLGQKRYKVSVKQTVDRESESRINFTITCSDRGTPSLKTEHEFSLKVTDVNDVKPQFTKETFKFLTYENEMPNFPVGFINVTDSDLGSGSQLTYFLFSNIKFALPFKISDFGFISTTQSLDREQQEVYKFKVLAKDNGTPSLSSTANIVIEVMDENDNAPYFTFPSFDPFSLDVFYQPQSKNDITVLRASDRDSRQNSFIKFEIFGGNGRNLFSVNPYTGVLSFSRIVYQNDAGSYDLLLKVKDSGIPVLSATTTLSLTLTVSNKTSTKLTAVQFQSDDKIHINLFIIIIVAAVTVSVLLVVSITICIVRRKNQRNTPYQCGAVPPKQLMNCSRQSEYFCATQPSSKHELSQKGRDSTMEIHSQPFTKGTHQKCSQQEVQTYVGWTEEQAASAQALYRYSDMRPESYVDSGQGICEGNMDDMGQFTVQWTYD from the coding sequence ATGTTGACACACATATGTGTCATATTGATTTATCTACACACCTGTATCTGTGAGGATTTTACCTACCACATCAGGGAAGGTGAAAGTCCTGGTACATTGCTAGGTAATGTTGCTATTGATACACATCTAATGGATAACATCTCATCGAAAGAGCACAGTATAATCAAATTCAGCCAACTAGAAAAAGGAACAGGAAGCAGTTCCCAGTTGTTTAATGTTTCTAAAAGAGGAGAACTGTATACTGCCAAGATATTAGATGCTGAGACTCTCTGTAAATATAATGTTAAATGTTTCAAAATGGTGGATATTGCAGTGCGTACAGGAAAATCATTCCTCAAGGTACTTGAAATCAAAGTAAGAATTGAAGATATTAATGACCATCAACCAGAGTTTCCTGAAAAAGTAGTCAGTCTTCATTTTGCTGAAACAGATAGGCAAGGAACAAAAAAATCAATTCCACATGCTGTCGACAAAGATGTTAGCATCATAAATTCACAGATCACctatgaattaataaaaaatgagGATGATCCATTCACATTAGCAGTTTCCAAGAGAGTTGATGGCTCTTATTCACttggaataattttaaaaagggaGTTAGACAGAGAAGTTAGAGACACATATGAGTTGCAGGTAATTGGTAAAGATGGAGGGACTCCATCAAAACATGGTATTTTGGATGTTCAAATATCAGTTACAGATGAAAATGACAATCCACCAATATTTTCTCAAGACATTTACAATATTACAGTGAATAACAGACAAGCAAAAGAGATACCAGTTCTTATCTTGTCAGCTACTGATTTAGATTCAGGTAAAAATGGAAACGTATCATACTATTTTAGTTCCATGACATCTGAGAGAGCAAAATCgttttttgaaataaataaaaatactggaGAAATCTTTCTTCTGAAAAAATTTAAAccagaaaagaaacaaacttaTAAACTATTTATTGAAGCCAGAGATGATGGCAGTCCTCCTCTGAGCTCTGTTGTAACAGTTGTGGTAAATATTATCAATAAACAAAACAGTGCTCCAGTGATTGAAGTAAATTTCTCAGAATTAACTGGAAACACAGCAACAATATCTGAAGCGATGGAAGTTGGCAGCTTCATTGCATATGTGAAAGTTGTCGACAATGATATTGGTTTGAATGGACAAGTGACATGTGACCTCCGGCATAATAAGTTCACTCTTCAGAGTCTTGGTCAGAAAAGATACAAAGTATCAGTAAAGCAGACTGTTGAtcgagaaagtgaaagtagaataaATTTCACAATAACTTGCAGTGACAGAGGAACTCCTTCTCTGAAAACTGAACATGAGTTTTCACTCAAAGTAACTGATGTCAATGATGTAAAACCACAATTCACAAAAGAAACATTCAAATTTTTAACATATGAAAACGAAATGCCTAATTTTCCTGTTGGTTTTATCAACGTTACTGACTCTGATCTTGGATCAGGTAGTCAgcttacatattttcttttttctaacatTAAATTTGCATTACCTTTTAAAATATCTGATTTTGGATTTATTTCAACTACTCAATCATTAGATCGTGAACAGCAAGAAGTTTATAAATTCAAAGTTTTGGCCAAAGATAATGGAACTCCATCTCTGAGTAGCACAGCAAATATAGTTATCGAAGTTAtggatgaaaatgacaatgcacCGTATTTTACATTTCCCAGCTTCGACCCTTTTAGCCTTGATGTCTTCTATCAACCACAAAGCAAAAATGACATAACAGTTCTGAGAGCCTCTGATAGGGATAGCCGGCAAAATTCTTTTATTAAGTTTGAAATATTTGGAGGGAATGGTAGAAATTTATTTTCTGTCAATCCATACACAGGTGTGCTGTCTTTTTCACGGATTgtttaccaaaatgatgctggatcataTGATCTTCTACTTAAAGTGAAAGACAGTGGTATTCCTGTTTTATCAGCTACTACTACATTATCCTTAACTCTGACTGTCAGTAACAAAACATCAACTAAACTGACAGCAGTGCAGTTTCAGTCTGACGATAAAATACACATCAATTTATTCATCATAATCATAGTGGCAGCAGTGACAGTTTCCGTATTACTGGTTGTTTCCATTACCATATGCATTGTCAGGAGAAAAAACCAAAGGAACACTCCGTATCAATGCGGAGCGGTTCCTCCAAAACAACTAATGAATTGCAGCAGACAGTCAGAATACTTTTGTGCAACACAACCATCATCCAAACATGAGCTTAGTCAGAAAGGAAGAGACTCAACTATGGAAATTCATTCACAGCCATTTACTAAAGGAACTCATCAG